One region of Rhodophyticola sp. CCM32 genomic DNA includes:
- the tnpA gene encoding IS200/IS605 family transposase: MQYDTGSHCVFYHRYHIVWSTKYRYKVLHGDIRLRVRDICRQVCREKGADIIRGVLSSDHVHMFVSVPPKLAVSDLVRLMKGRSSHKVQREFPQLRKRYWGRRFWGRGYFSTTNGAITEDIVLQYLEKHTENPTGASR, translated from the coding sequence ATGCAATACGACACCGGCAGCCACTGCGTTTTCTACCACCGCTATCACATCGTGTGGTCGACCAAGTATCGCTACAAGGTGCTGCATGGAGACATCCGTCTTCGGGTTCGAGACATCTGCCGTCAGGTTTGCCGTGAGAAGGGTGCCGATATCATCCGGGGCGTGCTGTCATCAGACCATGTCCACATGTTCGTGTCGGTGCCGCCGAAGTTGGCGGTGAGTGACCTGGTGCGGCTGATGAAGGGGCGCTCGTCCCACAAGGTGCAACGAGAGTTCCCGCAGCTCAGGAAGCGCTACTGGGGCAGGCGGTTTTGGGGCCGCGGCTATTTCTCAACCACCAACGGCGCCATCACAGAAGACATCGTACTTCAGTACCTGGAGAAGCATACCGAAAATCCCACCGGCGCCAGCCGGTAG
- the phoU gene encoding phosphate signaling complex protein PhoU: protein MVNQEHIVSSFDRDLEGIQALIMKMGGLVEDSIARAAEALETRDEDLARSVKQGDKAIDALEEQVNEEAARILALRQPTASDLRTVLSVFRVSANLERIGDYSKNIAKRSSVVIQMQPVNGTASALKRMARAVELMLKDALDAYIQRDADLAADVRERDLEVDQMYSALFREYLTFMMEDPRNITTCMHLHFMAKNIERMGDHVTSICEQVIYLVTGEMPDEDRPKQDRTPYEQGAGG, encoded by the coding sequence ATGGTAAATCAAGAACATATCGTTTCATCCTTTGACCGCGACCTGGAAGGCATCCAGGCGCTGATCATGAAAATGGGCGGGCTGGTCGAAGACAGTATCGCCCGCGCCGCCGAGGCCCTGGAAACCCGCGATGAGGATCTGGCCAGATCGGTCAAACAGGGCGACAAGGCCATCGACGCGCTGGAAGAGCAGGTCAATGAAGAGGCCGCGCGCATTCTGGCCCTGCGCCAGCCGACCGCATCGGACCTGCGCACCGTGCTCAGCGTATTCCGGGTCTCGGCCAATCTGGAACGGATCGGAGATTATTCGAAAAACATCGCCAAACGGTCGTCGGTTGTCATTCAGATGCAGCCGGTCAACGGCACGGCATCGGCGCTGAAACGGATGGCCCGGGCAGTGGAACTGATGCTGAAGGACGCGCTGGATGCCTATATCCAGCGCGATGCGGATCTGGCGGCAGATGTGCGGGAACGCGACCTTGAGGTTGACCAGATGTATTCGGCGCTGTTCCGGGAATACCTGACCTTCATGATGGAAGACCCGCGCAATATCACCACCTGCATGCATCTGCATTTCATGGCCAAGAATATCGAACGCATGGGCGACCACGTGACCTCGATCTGCGAACAGGTGATTTATCTGGTCACCGGCGAGATGCCCGATGAAGACCGGCCAAAACAGGACAGAACACCTTATGAGCAAGGGGCAGGGGGCTGA
- a CDS encoding substrate-binding domain-containing protein, producing MSLAKLTVSALAVAAVSATAVAAQSRDNVQIAGSSTVLPYAAIVAEAFGENFEFPTPVVESGGSSTGLRRFCEGVGENTIDIANASRSIRENEIATCAENGVTDIIEVRIGYDGIVFASDIDGNSFAFTPEHWYLALAAELPVDGAMMANPNADWSEVGDLPAQAIAAYIPGTRHGTREVFEENVILQGCEDSGAMEAIMEINGGDEDAAEDTCMAIRTDGVSTDIDGDYTETLARISANPEGIGVFGLAFYENNTDRLQVATMSGVEPSVESISTGEYPVSRPLFFYIKAAHIGVIPGLKEYASFFVSDDIAGPFGPLAAYGLVSDPELGTTQMMVENEETM from the coding sequence ATGTCTCTTGCAAAATTGACCGTCTCCGCCCTGGCTGTTGCGGCCGTTTCAGCCACTGCTGTTGCCGCTCAAAGCCGTGACAACGTGCAGATCGCCGGATCATCCACCGTGCTGCCCTATGCAGCCATTGTGGCAGAAGCCTTTGGCGAGAATTTCGAATTCCCGACCCCGGTTGTTGAATCCGGCGGCTCCTCCACCGGTCTGCGCCGGTTCTGCGAAGGTGTGGGCGAAAACACCATCGACATCGCCAACGCCTCGCGTTCGATCCGCGAAAACGAGATCGCGACCTGCGCTGAAAATGGCGTGACCGATATCATCGAAGTGCGCATCGGCTATGACGGTATCGTTTTCGCCAGCGATATCGACGGCAATTCCTTCGCCTTCACCCCGGAACACTGGTATCTGGCTCTGGCCGCCGAACTGCCCGTTGACGGCGCCATGATGGCCAACCCCAACGCCGACTGGTCCGAAGTGGGTGACCTGCCGGCGCAGGCAATTGCCGCCTATATCCCCGGCACCCGTCACGGCACCCGGGAAGTGTTCGAGGAAAACGTGATCCTGCAGGGTTGCGAGGATTCCGGCGCGATGGAAGCGATCATGGAGATCAATGGCGGCGACGAAGACGCGGCCGAGGACACTTGCATGGCGATCCGCACCGATGGTGTCTCCACCGATATTGATGGTGATTATACCGAAACGCTGGCGCGTATCTCGGCCAACCCGGAAGGCATCGGCGTCTTCGGTCTGGCGTTTTACGAGAACAATACCGACCGGCTTCAGGTTGCCACCATGTCCGGTGTCGAGCCGAGCGTGGAAAGCATCTCAACCGGCGAATACCCGGTATCCCGCCCGCTGTTTTTCTATATCAAGGCCGCTCATATCGGGGTGATCCCCGGCCTGAAAGAATACGCATCCTTCTTCGTCTCTGACGATATTGCCGGACCGTTTGGCCCGCTGGCTGCCTATGGTCTGGTGTCTGACCCGGAATTGGGCACAACCCAGATGATGGTCGAAAACGAAGAGACCATGTAA
- a CDS encoding ATP-binding protein, giving the protein MSNAIIGNLLDTVPDPMVMLDKVGTIIACNLPARALLGEWVQGRNYVTALRQPALLSRIEAAYAEGVDCEARFVQTDQAGETIFRVTIRPVTRAMIGYDGVLLHFQDITHLREAEEMRRDFVANVSHELRTPLTAIMGFIETLKGPAREDIAAQDRFLGIMEDEARRMNRMIQDLLSLSRVEGQERMRPQETVNLTDVLSGVIESLRKGAEKTGTVLRIEGADAPLLVTGDSDQLTQVFLNLAENAIKYGGEGRPVLLRASEGEGTGNLKGPIARVDVIDKGEGIDPLHLPRLTERFYRIDTHRSRAMGGTGLGLAIVKHIVNRHRGRLRISSEPGQGSCFSVILPKA; this is encoded by the coding sequence ATGTCCAATGCCATCATCGGCAACCTGCTGGATACAGTGCCTGACCCGATGGTGATGCTGGACAAGGTCGGCACGATCATCGCCTGCAATCTGCCTGCCCGGGCTCTGTTGGGGGAATGGGTGCAGGGCCGCAATTACGTCACCGCCCTGCGCCAGCCCGCCCTGCTCAGCCGGATCGAGGCGGCCTATGCCGAGGGCGTGGATTGTGAGGCACGGTTCGTCCAGACCGATCAGGCGGGTGAAACCATTTTCCGTGTCACCATCCGCCCGGTCACCAGGGCGATGATAGGGTATGACGGGGTGCTGCTGCATTTTCAGGACATCACCCATCTGCGTGAAGCCGAAGAGATGCGGCGCGATTTTGTCGCCAATGTCAGCCATGAACTGCGCACACCCCTGACCGCGATCATGGGGTTTATCGAAACGCTGAAAGGCCCGGCCCGCGAGGATATCGCCGCGCAGGACAGGTTTCTGGGCATCATGGAGGACGAAGCCCGGCGGATGAACCGGATGATTCAGGACCTGCTGTCGCTGAGTCGTGTCGAGGGGCAGGAACGCATGCGCCCGCAGGAAACGGTCAATCTGACCGATGTGCTGAGCGGGGTGATCGAATCCCTGCGCAAGGGCGCTGAGAAGACCGGCACAGTCTTGCGGATTGAAGGGGCCGATGCGCCGCTTCTGGTCACCGGCGATTCCGATCAGCTGACGCAGGTGTTTCTCAATCTGGCTGAAAACGCCATCAAATACGGGGGCGAGGGGCGGCCGGTTCTGCTCCGCGCCAGTGAAGGGGAAGGGACTGGCAATCTGAAAGGCCCGATTGCGCGCGTCGATGTGATTGATAAGGGCGAGGGGATAGACCCGCTGCACCTGCCGCGCCTGACCGAGCGATTCTATCGCATAGACACCCATCGCAGCCGGGCGATGGGCGGCACGGGGCTGGGTCTGGCAATCGTGAAACATATCGTCAACCGCCATCGGGGCCGCTTGCGGATTTCCAGCGAACCGGGGCAGGGCAGTTGCTTTTCCGTCATTCTGCCAAAGGCTTAG
- a CDS encoding IS630 family transposase, which yields MQALEQKRAKVARQRHIWITHSQPFMAHMLERIGFIDETWLKTNMAKTTGWAPRGQRLVDHAPFGHWRTQTFVAALRHNRLDAPWVIDGAMNRVTFDTYVETQLAPTLSKGDVIILDNLSSHKSARAAEMLRDVGAWFLFLPPYSPDLNPIEMAFSKLKTLIRKAAARTYDALWNAVGQVCDLFTDEEGFNFFKAAGYGTN from the coding sequence CTGCAAGCTCTTGAGCAGAAGCGTGCCAAGGTTGCCCGGCAAAGGCATATCTGGATCACACACAGCCAGCCGTTCATGGCACATATGCTGGAACGTATTGGCTTCATTGACGAAACCTGGCTGAAAACCAACATGGCCAAGACGACCGGCTGGGCACCGCGCGGTCAGCGGCTGGTCGATCACGCGCCTTTCGGGCACTGGCGCACGCAAACCTTTGTCGCGGCGTTGCGACATAACAGGCTGGACGCGCCATGGGTCATCGACGGTGCCATGAACCGCGTGACATTCGATACCTACGTCGAAACCCAACTCGCACCGACCCTGAGCAAGGGGGACGTGATCATCCTGGACAACCTTTCCAGCCACAAAAGTGCGCGGGCCGCCGAAATGTTGCGCGATGTCGGTGCGTGGTTCTTGTTCTTGCCGCCATACTCGCCCGATCTCAACCCCATAGAGATGGCTTTCTCAAAGCTCAAAACGCTGATCCGAAAAGCCGCAGCAAGAACATATGACGCGTTATGGAACGCGGTCGGTCAAGTGTGCGATCTCTTCACGGACGAAGAAGGCTTCAACTTCTTCAAAGCCGCAGGATATGGAACCAATTAA
- a CDS encoding transposase, translating to MGKPHPMELRQRVVAHVEAGNTHHSAATRFDVSVKFVNDMVKLKRGTGSLAPTRQGHRGIGKLTPHKDWVRAQVDAKGEITLDEMAARLQAERGVSVAPTACCLKPETSHITNVPGTRSVAGYL from the coding sequence ATGGGGAAACCTCATCCGATGGAGCTTCGGCAACGTGTTGTTGCGCATGTCGAGGCAGGTAACACGCATCACTCAGCGGCGACGCGGTTCGACGTTTCCGTCAAATTCGTCAATGACATGGTCAAGCTGAAGCGCGGGACGGGATCGCTTGCGCCGACACGCCAGGGTCATCGCGGTATCGGCAAGCTGACGCCTCACAAAGATTGGGTGCGCGCGCAGGTGGACGCCAAAGGCGAGATCACGCTTGACGAAATGGCGGCGCGTTTACAGGCAGAGCGCGGCGTGTCTGTCGCTCCTACAGCATGCTGCCTTAAACCTGAGACATCGCACATCACAAATGTCCCGGGAACGCGAAGCGTGGCAGGGTATTTGTGA
- the pstB gene encoding phosphate ABC transporter ATP-binding protein PstB, giving the protein MRAVDRDVDSLELKMTARNVDVFYGDTHAIKTVDVDIVDKTVTAFIGPSGCGKSTFLRCLNRMNDTIDVARVSGSITLDDEDIYDPKVDPVQLRAKVGMVFQKPNPFPKSIYDNVAYGPRIHGLARDKADLDQIVEKSLRRAALWDEAKDRLGEPGTGLSGGQQQRLCIARAVATSPEVLLMDEPCSALDPIATAQVEELIDELRTRYSVVIVTHSMQQAARVSQKTAFFHLGELVEYDDTGHIFTNPGDPRTESYITGRIG; this is encoded by the coding sequence ATGCGGGCGGTGGATCGTGACGTGGACAGTCTTGAGCTGAAAATGACGGCGCGCAATGTGGATGTGTTCTATGGCGATACCCATGCGATCAAAACGGTTGATGTGGATATCGTCGACAAGACCGTGACCGCCTTTATCGGGCCCTCGGGTTGCGGCAAATCCACCTTCCTGCGCTGTCTGAACCGGATGAATGACACGATTGATGTGGCGCGTGTCAGCGGCTCGATCACGCTGGATGACGAGGATATCTATGACCCCAAGGTCGACCCGGTGCAATTGCGCGCCAAGGTCGGCATGGTGTTTCAGAAACCCAACCCGTTTCCGAAATCCATCTATGACAATGTCGCCTATGGGCCGCGCATCCACGGGCTGGCCAGGGACAAGGCCGATCTGGATCAGATCGTCGAAAAATCCCTGCGCCGCGCCGCACTTTGGGATGAGGCCAAGGACCGTCTGGGGGAACCGGGCACCGGCCTGTCAGGCGGCCAGCAGCAGCGCCTGTGCATCGCCCGGGCGGTGGCCACCAGCCCCGAGGTCTTGCTGATGGACGAGCCATGTTCAGCCCTGGACCCGATCGCGACCGCCCAGGTTGAAGAGCTGATTGACGAATTGCGCACCCGCTATTCCGTGGTCATCGTCACCCATTCCATGCAGCAGGCCGCCCGTGTCAGCCAGAAAACCGCGTTTTTCCATCTGGGCGAACTGGTCGAATATGACGATACAGGACATATTTTCACCAACCCGGGCGATCCGCGCACCGAAAGCTATATCACCGGCCGGATCGGGTAA
- a CDS encoding DoxX family protein produces the protein MSQNFSTPRERLYLPFLSRFYESFAQPFGWLFFRIVIGGMLTIEGWQKIQDPMRMSGFVESLGFAPGWLFSPLIAIANFGGIFIVIGFLTRPFALANAVMLLVTYWFHVTHPYGDAFLTQAGIDYVNANPDLLTPAGQRRLLADGGAAFLAGPTGVQLKAELNSLFWAAGAALIAAFGGGAISVDHRMRKEF, from the coding sequence ATGTCACAGAATTTTTCAACACCACGCGAACGTCTGTATCTGCCGTTTCTATCGCGGTTTTATGAGAGTTTCGCACAGCCGTTTGGCTGGCTTTTCTTTCGCATCGTAATTGGCGGAATGCTGACTATTGAAGGCTGGCAGAAGATCCAGGACCCAATGCGGATGTCGGGTTTTGTTGAAAGCCTGGGTTTTGCCCCCGGCTGGCTGTTTTCCCCGCTTATCGCAATTGCGAATTTTGGCGGCATTTTCATCGTGATCGGGTTTCTGACCCGGCCTTTTGCCCTGGCCAATGCGGTGATGTTGCTTGTCACCTATTGGTTCCATGTCACCCATCCCTATGGCGATGCTTTTCTGACCCAGGCAGGGATCGATTATGTGAATGCCAACCCCGATCTGCTGACACCCGCCGGTCAGCGCAGACTTCTGGCAGATGGTGGCGCGGCATTCCTTGCCGGTCCCACGGGGGTGCAGCTCAAGGCCGAATTGAATTCGCTGTTCTGGGCGGCAGGGGCCGCATTGATCGCCGCTTTCGGCGGTGGTGCCATCTCAGTCGACCACAGGATGCGCAAAGAGTTCTGA
- a CDS encoding trans-sulfuration enzyme family protein, which produces MTDRPNSRPDTLIRRTGFPDSVSRAVVTPLQPSVVYASSSPDQLDAQYEGSLKGYTYAREGHPNADVLARKIDMLEGGEGGVITGSGMAAVTAVLLGLLKKGDHVVGGDQLYGRSLRMLTRDLPRFGIPTSLADPTDAETMADAITPDTKLILVELVSNPTLRVADMDGIAALARQHGVLLVVDNTFTTPIGYRPFDHGADVVIHSVTKLLAGHSDVTLGYVSARDAGHRTAICDFIATAGMTPSPYDCWMAERGLYTFPLRFDRAEANARALADHLAGLPGVESVLYPGRADHPDHARAQALLGGRDGNMLSFTISGGRAEANRMIEAVPQLAFAPTLGDVGTTVSHPASSSHRGMSPEERAARGMGEGFFRVSVGIEDIALLKADFRQALAAV; this is translated from the coding sequence ATGACCGACCGCCCCAACAGCCGCCCGGACACCCTTATCCGCCGCACCGGCTTTCCCGACAGTGTCAGCCGCGCGGTGGTCACGCCGCTGCAACCCTCGGTGGTCTATGCCTCATCCTCGCCCGATCAACTGGACGCCCAGTATGAAGGCAGTCTCAAAGGCTATACCTATGCCCGGGAAGGCCACCCGAATGCGGATGTTCTGGCCCGCAAGATCGACATGCTGGAAGGCGGTGAAGGCGGGGTGATCACCGGGTCGGGCATGGCGGCGGTGACGGCGGTTCTGTTGGGCCTGCTGAAAAAAGGGGATCATGTGGTTGGCGGTGATCAGCTTTATGGCCGCTCGCTTAGAATGCTGACCCGGGACCTGCCCCGTTTCGGTATCCCGACCAGTCTGGCCGATCCGACGGATGCAGAAACGATGGCCGACGCCATCACACCGGACACGAAACTGATCCTGGTCGAGCTGGTCTCGAACCCGACATTGCGGGTCGCGGATATGGACGGGATCGCGGCTTTGGCCAGACAGCATGGCGTGCTGCTGGTGGTCGACAACACCTTTACCACCCCGATCGGCTATCGGCCCTTTGATCACGGGGCGGATGTGGTGATCCATTCGGTCACCAAACTGCTGGCCGGGCATTCCGATGTGACCCTTGGCTATGTGTCGGCCAGGGATGCAGGTCATCGCACCGCCATCTGTGATTTCATCGCCACCGCCGGCATGACGCCCAGCCCCTATGACTGCTGGATGGCCGAACGCGGGCTGTACACCTTTCCGCTGCGCTTTGACCGGGCCGAGGCAAATGCCCGCGCGCTGGCCGATCATCTGGCCGGGCTGCCGGGGGTGGAAAGCGTGCTTTACCCCGGCCGGGCGGATCACCCGGATCATGCCCGCGCACAGGCGCTGCTTGGCGGGCGCGATGGCAATATGCTCAGCTTCACGATCAGCGGCGGGCGGGCCGAGGCGAACCGGATGATCGAGGCCGTGCCGCAACTGGCCTTTGCGCCGACGCTCGGGGATGTGGGCACAACCGTATCCCACCCCGCCAGTTCCTCCCACAGGGGCATGAGCCCGGAAGAGCGGGCCGCCCGCGGCATGGGGGAGGGGTTTTTCCGGGTCTCTGTCGGGATCGAGGACATCGCGCTTCTGAAGGCGGATTTCCGTCAGGCGCTTGCGGCGGTTTAA
- the phoB gene encoding phosphate regulon transcriptional regulator PhoB encodes MAGEPLVLVVEDEPAQREVLAYNIRAEGFQVVTAEAGDEALVVIRETPPDVIILDWMLPHVSGIEVCRQLKNGSQTNRIPVIMLSARSEEVDKVRGLETGADDYVVKPYSVAELLARLRTQLRRIRPAAVGERLEYEDILLDMTEHRVYRAGASLTLGPTEFRLLTAFMERPGRVWSREQLLDRVWGRDIYVDSRTVDVHVGRLRKALRSSGSDDPIRTVRGAGYALG; translated from the coding sequence ATGGCAGGGGAACCCCTGGTTCTGGTGGTCGAGGATGAACCCGCACAGCGGGAGGTTCTGGCCTATAATATCCGTGCCGAAGGGTTTCAGGTGGTCACCGCCGAGGCCGGCGATGAAGCGCTGGTCGTGATCCGCGAAACCCCGCCTGATGTGATCATCCTGGACTGGATGCTGCCCCATGTCTCGGGGATCGAGGTTTGTCGGCAGCTCAAGAACGGCAGTCAGACCAACCGGATACCGGTGATCATGCTTTCCGCCAGATCCGAAGAGGTGGATAAGGTGCGCGGTCTGGAAACCGGGGCGGATGATTATGTGGTGAAACCCTATTCCGTGGCTGAGCTTCTGGCCCGTCTGCGCACCCAATTGCGCCGGATCCGGCCCGCCGCCGTGGGTGAACGGCTGGAATATGAAGATATCCTTCTGGATATGACCGAACACCGGGTCTACAGGGCAGGGGCCTCGCTGACCCTTGGCCCGACCGAGTTCCGCCTGCTGACGGCGTTCATGGAGCGCCCCGGCCGGGTCTGGAGCCGGGAACAACTGCTGGACCGGGTCTGGGGTCGTGACATCTATGTGGACAGCCGGACGGTTGATGTTCATGTGGGGCGCCTGCGCAAGGCGCTGCGCAGTTCCGGCAGCGATGATCCGATCCGCACGGTCCGGGGCGCAGGATATGCGCTAGGGTAG
- the pstC gene encoding phosphate ABC transporter permease subunit PstC has translation MPLLWIVVSVLVLGAAGYIMGRQRALAQAGGDSRILHSLPGYYGANVLIFTLVPAFLVLMVWLFVQPLVIERQVTATLSDTAIEEAGSRGLVMSDVRRVAEGLDVAIGQGALNRDEARDYSTQGHDLRALLGSVGVALGRDVTPEVLSAAQRYRALSHTGNLAMNVVVLVLAALGLAYAYARTRPEFRARNSVEYGILTILILASTIAILTTVGIVLSMLFETFSFFQLYPAQDFFFGTRWAPTFESDASELGLLPLLWGTVYVSFIALLVAVPIGLFAAIYMAEYASSRLRSIAKPLIEVLAGIPTIVYGLFALITVGPLLRDYFAEPLGLGTSSSSVMTAGIVMGVMLIPFVSSLSDDIINAVPQSLRDGSFGLGATHSETVKQVILPAALPGIVGAILLATSRAIGETMIVVLGAGAAARLALNPFEAMTTVTVKIVGQLTGDTDFSSPEALVAFALGLTLFVITLGLNILALYIVRKYREQYE, from the coding sequence ATGCCATTGCTTTGGATCGTTGTGTCCGTGTTGGTGCTGGGGGCCGCCGGGTATATCATGGGCCGCCAGCGCGCCCTTGCCCAAGCCGGGGGTGACAGCCGCATCCTGCATTCCCTGCCGGGCTATTACGGCGCCAATGTCCTGATCTTCACCCTTGTTCCCGCGTTTCTGGTGCTTATGGTCTGGCTGTTTGTCCAGCCGCTGGTGATCGAGCGTCAGGTCACCGCAACCCTGTCTGACACAGCGATTGAAGAGGCCGGATCGCGCGGTCTGGTGATGAGCGATGTGCGCCGCGTGGCCGAAGGTCTGGATGTGGCGATAGGGCAGGGGGCGCTCAACCGGGATGAGGCCAGAGATTACAGCACGCAAGGCCATGATCTGCGGGCCCTTCTGGGCAGTGTCGGTGTTGCCCTTGGCCGCGATGTGACGCCCGAGGTTCTGAGTGCCGCGCAGCGGTATCGCGCGCTGAGCCATACGGGCAATCTGGCGATGAATGTGGTGGTGCTGGTCCTGGCCGCATTGGGCCTTGCCTATGCCTATGCCCGCACCCGGCCTGAATTTCGTGCCCGCAACAGTGTGGAATACGGCATTCTGACGATCCTGATCCTGGCCTCGACCATCGCGATCCTGACCACGGTGGGCATCGTTCTGTCGATGCTGTTCGAGACCTTCAGTTTCTTCCAGCTCTACCCGGCGCAGGATTTCTTCTTCGGCACCCGATGGGCGCCGACCTTTGAAAGCGATGCATCCGAACTTGGGCTGCTGCCGCTGCTTTGGGGCACGGTTTATGTCTCGTTCATCGCCCTTCTGGTGGCAGTACCGATCGGGCTGTTCGCGGCGATCTATATGGCAGAATATGCCTCGTCGCGTCTGCGCTCCATCGCCAAGCCGCTGATCGAGGTGCTGGCCGGGATCCCGACCATTGTCTACGGGTTGTTCGCGCTGATCACCGTGGGGCCTTTGCTGCGCGACTATTTCGCGGAACCGCTTGGCCTTGGCACGTCTTCCTCTTCGGTGATGACCGCGGGGATCGTGATGGGGGTGATGCTGATCCCGTTTGTCTCTTCACTCAGCGATGACATCATCAACGCGGTGCCGCAATCGCTGCGCGATGGCTCTTTCGGGCTGGGGGCAACCCATTCGGAGACCGTCAAACAGGTGATCCTGCCTGCCGCCTTGCCCGGCATTGTCGGCGCGATTCTTCTGGCCACCTCGCGGGCCATCGGCGAAACGATGATCGTGGTTCTGGGGGCAGGGGCCGCCGCCCGGCTGGCGCTGAACCCGTTTGAGGCGATGACCACGGTCACCGTCAAGATCGTGGGCCAGTTGACCGGTGACACGGATTTCTCAAGCCCCGAGGCGCTGGTGGCCTTCGCCCTTGGCCTCACCCTGTTTGTCATAACCCTTGGGTTGAATATTCTGGCTCTGTATATCGTGCGCAAATACCGGGAGCAGTATGAATGA
- a CDS encoding helix-turn-helix transcriptional regulator: MKRLKPYLAMRSVDELWAYHTQVMADFGFDRMFYAYCAFRNLKTLGNPDDALVLTNHPAEYVEAYVNKGLFRDGPMMQWAASNVGAISWRQVREAFMARQMTPGERHLAALNQRFGLIAGYTISFPMAIKYASAGIGLTARKGMTQDDVEALWARDGETIEIINHVAHLCIAQLPATGQSRMLTRRQTEVLELVADGKTIQDIALLLERNAATVEKHLRGARDTLGVETTAQAVRKASLLNQIFLLEPGRSAQAAPMSMQ, translated from the coding sequence ATGAAACGCCTGAAGCCGTATCTTGCCATGCGTTCGGTTGATGAGCTTTGGGCCTATCATACACAGGTTATGGCGGATTTCGGTTTCGACCGGATGTTCTACGCCTATTGCGCGTTCCGCAACCTCAAGACCCTTGGCAACCCCGATGACGCGCTGGTGCTGACCAATCACCCGGCGGAATATGTCGAGGCTTATGTGAACAAAGGCCTGTTTCGCGACGGGCCGATGATGCAATGGGCCGCCAGCAATGTGGGCGCGATCAGCTGGCGTCAGGTGCGTGAGGCCTTCATGGCGCGCCAGATGACCCCGGGCGAACGCCACCTGGCGGCGTTGAATCAACGGTTCGGGCTGATTGCGGGCTATACCATCAGCTTTCCCATGGCGATCAAATATGCCAGTGCCGGGATCGGCCTGACCGCACGCAAGGGGATGACCCAGGATGATGTGGAAGCGCTTTGGGCCAGGGATGGTGAAACGATCGAGATCATCAACCATGTGGCCCATCTGTGCATTGCGCAACTGCCCGCCACCGGCCAAAGCCGGATGCTGACCCGCAGGCAGACCGAAGTGCTGGAACTGGTGGCCGATGGCAAGACGATTCAGGATATTGCGCTGCTGCTGGAACGCAACGCCGCCACGGTGGAAAAACACCTGCGCGGCGCGCGGGACACTCTGGGTGTCGAAACCACGGCACAGGCGGTGCGCAAAGCGTCTCTCCTGAACCAGATATTCCTGCTGGAACCCGGGCGTTCCGCCCAAGCTGCGCCCATGTCGATGCAGTGA